Genomic window (Streptomyces liliiviolaceus):
CCTCGTACCCCGGGAGGTCGGGACGTCCGGACTCCCCCGTCCGCTCCGCGTGCACAGGGCGCGCCCCGCAGTACGTCCGCGTCTGCATCTGCGTATCCGTCCACTGCATGGCACGATCCTATCGAACAATGGCAATCATGCCATTTCCTCGGTCCCCGAAGCCGGGCAGGCTGAGACGCATGAGCACTGCGAACACGATGCGCGCGATCAGTCAGGACGTCCTCGGCGGTCCCGAGGTCCTCAAGGAAGTGGAACTGGAGATCCCCAAGCCCGGGCCGAGCGAAGTGCTGGTCAGGGTGCACGCGGCGGGCCTGAACCCGACCGACTGGAAGCACCGGGCGAACGGCAACTTCCTCGGACGGCCGCCGTTCGTCCTCGGCTGGGACGTCTCCGGGGTCGTCGAGGCCGTCGGCCTCGGTGTCACCGTGCACAAGCCGGGCGACGAGGTCTTCGGCATGCTGCCCTACCCGTACGGCGTAGGGGCGCACGCCGAATACGTCACCGCGCCCGCCCGGGCCTTCGCCCGCAAGCCGGCCGAGGTCGACCACGTACAGGCGGGAGCCGTGCCGCTCGCCGCGCTGACCGCCTGGCAGGCGCTGGTCGACACCGCGGACGTCCGGGCGGGGCAGCGGGTGCTGATCCACGCGGCGGCCGGCGGGGTGGGACATCTGGCCGTCCAGATCGCCAAGGCGCGGGGAGCGTACGTGATCGGCACGGCCAGCTCGGGGAAGCACGAGTTCCTGCGCGGGCTGGGCGCCGACGAGCTCGTCGACTACCGCGAGACCGATTTCGCCGAGACCGTGCGTGACGTCGACGTCGTCCTGGACACGATCGGGGGCGACTACCGCTCGCGTTCGCTGCGGACGCTGCGCCCGGGCGGGCTGCTGGTGTCGATCCTGCCGTCCGGCTCCCCGGAGCTCGCCGAGGAGGCGGCGGGGCTCGGCGTGCGGGCGGTGGAACTGCTCGTGGAGGCCGACCAGGCCGGGATGAGTGCCATCGCCGGGCTCGTCGCCGCGGGGACGCTGCGCGCCACGGTCGCGGAGGTGTTCCCGTTGGCGGAGGCGGCGAAGGCGCACGCGCTGGGCGATACCGGGCGGACGGTGGGCAAGCTCGTCCTTCAGGTGCGGTAGTTCATGCGGTAGTTCTCCGCGGGGCCCCGCGACATCACCGATGATGTCGTGGGGCCTTCCTGGCGTCCGGGACTCCGGCAGCGACCTGACCTGCGGACCGACGGCTCCGGCCGTGCGGTTCCCCGCGCCCGCACGGCGCTGTCCGCGCACCCGGGGGCGCACCGCGGGGCGCATTGAAGGTGCGGCACGTCTCCTAAACGACAGACATATGTCAATCGAACATGCTGAAATTCCCTCTAACGAGGGTAACTTGCAGGGTGAGGGACGGTGGAGCGGTCTCAAGCTGCGCCACGTCGGCTCTATGCTCACGGAACGACGTCACCCTGGTCCCCGGTGACCCTGTTGGAGGTGATGTCGTCGTGCGCAATAAACCTGGGCCGCACTCCCCGCACCTGCGTGTGCACCAAGAGCGCGGGCACGCCGTGCTGGAGTTCCACGGCGAGATCGACATCCTCGCCGCGCTGGACATCATTCCCGCGCTGGACGCGGCGACGGGACTCCCGGGCGCCCGGGTCGTCCTCGACCTGCGGCACATCGAGTTCTTCGACTGCTCGGGCCTGCGTCTGCTGTACCGGGCCCGTCGCCGGGTCCTCGCCCAGGGCGGCAGGGTGCACCTGGTCTGCACCCATCCGCTGACCCTGCGCATCCTGCGCGTGACCGAGCTGGCGAAGGTCATGCCGCCGCTGTCGAGCATGGACGAGGCCCTGGGGCGCCCGGAGGCCGCCTCGGAGTACTCCTAGGGCCTGTCTATTTCAGGATCTTGGTCACCTGCCCCGCGCCGACGGTCCGCCCGCCCTCCCTGATCGCGAACTTCAGCCCTTCCTCCATCGCGATCGGCTGGATCAGCTCGACGTGCATGGTCGTGTTGTCGCCCGGCATGACCATCTCGGTGCCCTTGGGCAGGGTGACGACTCCCGTGACGTCCGTCGTACGGAAGTAGAACTGCGGCCGGTAGTTGTGGAAGAAGGGCGTGTGCCGGCCGCCCTCGTCCTTCGACAGGATGTACGCCCTCGCCTCGAACTCGGCGTGCGGCGTGACCGAACCCGGCCTGATGACGACCTGGCCGCGCTCGACGTCCTCCCGCTTCACTCCCCGCAGGAGCAGCCCGACGTTCTCCCCGGCCCGGCCCTCGTCGAGCAGCTTGCGGAACATCTCGACGCCCGTGACCGTCGTCTTGGTCTTCTCCTCGTGGATGCCGATGATCTCGACCTCCTGGTTGATCTTCAGCACACCGCGTTCGATGCGGCCGGTGACGACCGTGCCGCGGCCCGTGATGGTGAAGACGTCCTCGATCGGCATCAGGAAGGGCCGGTCCACGTCGCGCACCGGCTCGGGCACGAACTCGTCGACGGCGGCGAGGAGTTCGAGTACGGACGCGGTCCACTGCTCGTCGCCCGCCAGGGCCTTGAGCGCGGAGACCCGTACGACCGGGACGTCGTCGCCCGGGAACTCGTACTCGGTGAGCAGGTCGCGCACCTCCAGCTCGACCAGTTCGAGGATCTCCTCGTCGTCGACCATGTCCGTCTTGTTGAGGGCGACGACGATGTACGGGACGCCGACCTGCCGCGCCAGCAGGACGTGTTCCTTGGTCTGCGGCATCGGCCCGTCGGTCGCCGCGACCACGAGGATCGCGCCGTCCATCTGCGCCGCTCCGGTGATCATGTTCTTGATGTAGTCGGCGTGTCCCGGGCAGTCGACGTGCGCGTAGTGCCGCCGCTCCGTCTGGTACTCGACATGCGCGATGGAGATCGTGATGCCGCGCTGGCGCTCCTCGGGTGCCTTGTCGATCTGCTCGAACGGCGTGTACGGGTTGAGGTCGGGGAACCTGTCGTGCAAGACCTTCGTCACGGCCGCCGTGAGGGTCGTCTTGCCGTGGTCGATGTGACCGATGGTGCCGATGTTGACGTGCGGCTTGGTCCGCTCGAACTTCGCCTTGACCACTGCGAGCCCTCCTGATCACCCGGCGACACGGACGCGCTCCGCCCGGTCGCTCCGCTCGGTCCGCTCTCCTCGCCTGTGCGGTACTTACTCGGTACCGCCGTTCGGGCGCCCTGTCCACGCACGGGAAATTCGGTTGCGGCCGACCCACGGGAACGGGCCATCATGCCCGTGGACCACTCCCCGACCTCAGGAGCTCGCATGCGCCGATTCCTCGGAACCCCTCGCCCCCACCGGACGATCGTTCTTGAGGAACCGACCACGCATGAACTCCTGGAACACCGCGCACCCCTCGCGCACCCGCACCCTGAACATCGGCATCCTGGCGCACGTCGACGCCGG
Coding sequences:
- a CDS encoding NADP-dependent oxidoreductase — its product is MSTANTMRAISQDVLGGPEVLKEVELEIPKPGPSEVLVRVHAAGLNPTDWKHRANGNFLGRPPFVLGWDVSGVVEAVGLGVTVHKPGDEVFGMLPYPYGVGAHAEYVTAPARAFARKPAEVDHVQAGAVPLAALTAWQALVDTADVRAGQRVLIHAAAGGVGHLAVQIAKARGAYVIGTASSGKHEFLRGLGADELVDYRETDFAETVRDVDVVLDTIGGDYRSRSLRTLRPGGLLVSILPSGSPELAEEAAGLGVRAVELLVEADQAGMSAIAGLVAAGTLRATVAEVFPLAEAAKAHALGDTGRTVGKLVLQVR
- a CDS encoding STAS domain-containing protein, which translates into the protein MRNKPGPHSPHLRVHQERGHAVLEFHGEIDILAALDIIPALDAATGLPGARVVLDLRHIEFFDCSGLRLLYRARRRVLAQGGRVHLVCTHPLTLRILRVTELAKVMPPLSSMDEALGRPEAASEYS
- the tuf gene encoding elongation factor Tu, which produces MVKAKFERTKPHVNIGTIGHIDHGKTTLTAAVTKVLHDRFPDLNPYTPFEQIDKAPEERQRGITISIAHVEYQTERRHYAHVDCPGHADYIKNMITGAAQMDGAILVVAATDGPMPQTKEHVLLARQVGVPYIVVALNKTDMVDDEEILELVELEVRDLLTEYEFPGDDVPVVRVSALKALAGDEQWTASVLELLAAVDEFVPEPVRDVDRPFLMPIEDVFTITGRGTVVTGRIERGVLKINQEVEIIGIHEEKTKTTVTGVEMFRKLLDEGRAGENVGLLLRGVKREDVERGQVVIRPGSVTPHAEFEARAYILSKDEGGRHTPFFHNYRPQFYFRTTDVTGVVTLPKGTEMVMPGDNTTMHVELIQPIAMEEGLKFAIREGGRTVGAGQVTKILK